One window of Candidatus Nanosynbacter sp. HMT-352 genomic DNA carries:
- a CDS encoding DUF3021 family protein, which translates to MKTRILKQATFRGIIPFVIMSALALIMTYQKIDPSQIKGTFLSGIIISIVAAASVIYDIEKWSLLKQSAIHFIVMILTIFPCLLISGWYELSSFADYLKVFGIFLLCGCVFWTIGYIVFGKLLNR; encoded by the coding sequence ATGAAGACTAGAATATTAAAGCAAGCTACGTTTAGAGGAATTATTCCTTTCGTTATAATGTCGGCATTAGCGCTCATAATGACATATCAAAAAATTGACCCGTCACAGATTAAGGGGACATTCTTATCTGGCATCATAATATCCATAGTCGCAGCCGCATCTGTAATATACGACATTGAAAAATGGTCATTACTCAAACAATCTGCCATACATTTTATCGTCATGATATTAACAATTTTTCCTTGTCTATTGATAAGTGGCTGGTACGAGTTAAGCTCGTTCGCAGACTATTTGAAAGTATTCGGAATATTTTTACTATGCGGTTGCGTTTTCTGGACTATAGGATATATCGTTTTTGGCAAATTACTGAATAGATAG
- a CDS encoding class I SAM-dependent RNA methyltransferase yields MRKQIFETLRLEKIVGGGQAIGTLDDGRKAFVWGGLPKELVTIRVTKKKSHFVEGIVTEIIEKSPERITPKDENSYLSTSPWQIMPMSSEQSYKASLIEEAFLLHNITLPGKIDVFTDGVEFNYRNKVEFSWFGDKTDDDEKETLDLAFFKRGGKGKVVVDGTSLAHPSINKLAIEIRDLLREKPIVARQLKTLLIRSDQQGNAVWQLYVKNKIENLISDDEVKLLSAAGGEIIYSDPKSPASRITERLNKFGDTTLSDTILGVAFNYACEGFFQVNIPVYEKALSDMKAWIDCNEKLPTLDLYSGVGTIGLTIGGDDVTLVEINEHAVAEMRRNITKLNRPNAKAILAPSEKSLEYITGEQIVIVDPPRAGLHADVTNRLLETEPPRIIYLSCNPVTQARDVSLLQEKYEIVHHQGYNFFPRTPHIEHLVVLDKKA; encoded by the coding sequence ATGAGAAAACAAATTTTTGAGACTTTAAGATTGGAAAAAATCGTTGGCGGCGGGCAAGCCATCGGGACGCTTGACGACGGTCGCAAAGCATTCGTCTGGGGAGGGTTGCCAAAAGAACTTGTAACGATTCGCGTGACAAAGAAAAAATCACACTTCGTCGAAGGAATAGTGACGGAAATTATCGAGAAAAGTCCAGAGCGAATTACGCCGAAGGATGAAAATAGTTATTTAAGCACCAGTCCTTGGCAAATAATGCCGATGTCCAGCGAGCAATCGTACAAAGCGTCGCTAATCGAAGAGGCTTTTTTGCTTCACAATATTACATTGCCAGGTAAAATTGACGTCTTTACCGACGGCGTAGAATTTAATTATCGCAATAAAGTCGAGTTCAGCTGGTTCGGCGACAAAACGGACGACGACGAAAAAGAAACTTTGGACTTGGCGTTTTTCAAGCGTGGCGGCAAGGGAAAAGTTGTCGTCGACGGAACCAGCTTGGCGCACCCGAGCATAAATAAATTGGCAATTGAAATTCGCGACCTATTACGAGAAAAACCGATTGTCGCGCGCCAATTAAAAACACTCTTGATTCGCTCAGATCAACAGGGAAACGCCGTCTGGCAATTGTACGTAAAAAATAAGATAGAAAATCTGATTTCCGACGATGAAGTCAAATTGCTATCAGCCGCGGGCGGCGAAATAATCTATTCCGACCCCAAAAGCCCAGCCAGCAGGATCACAGAACGCTTGAACAAATTCGGCGACACGACACTGAGCGACACGATTTTAGGCGTCGCCTTCAACTACGCCTGCGAAGGATTTTTCCAGGTCAACATTCCCGTTTACGAAAAAGCCCTAAGCGACATGAAAGCGTGGATCGATTGCAATGAAAAATTGCCGACACTTGACCTTTACTCTGGAGTTGGGACAATCGGTTTGACAATTGGGGGTGATGACGTGACGCTGGTGGAAATTAACGAACATGCCGTCGCGGAAATGCGGAGGAATATTACCAAGCTGAATCGACCGAACGCCAAGGCAATTTTGGCACCGAGCGAAAAATCTCTGGAATATATAACGGGCGAGCAAATTGTCATCGTTGATCCGCCGCGCGCTGGACTTCACGCGGATGTTACTAATAGACTGCTGGAAACAGAGCCGCCTCGGATTATTTATCTGAGCTGTAATCCAGTCACGCAGGCGCGAGACGTCAGCCTACTTCAGGAAAAATATGAAATCGTGCATCATCAAGGCTACAACTTCTTCCCGAGAACGCCGCACATTGAGCACCTTGTGGTTTTGGATAAGAAAGCGTAA
- a CDS encoding DUF262 domain-containing protein has translation MSKLNVDQKSIYALLSDRKADYIIPDYQRPYAWDEDSCQTLWDDIFSFAIPDNDATKFDSNDEYFLGSIVTFENDKKQQEVIDGQQRLTTFMLLLRAFYDRFTKMQDQGSKDFSERIASCIWKTDEMGKPDKDHLKIDSVVATDKDKEEFLSILRTGIVTDNQTSRYANNFRFFLKKVDEFINSFPTFAKNLPARILNNCILMPIEAESQDTALRIFSTLNDRGLPLSDSDIFKAQFYQYYKQKSEDDRDEFIKDWKKLEETCEKIFHPITGTPMDDLFTRYMYFIRAKRDNNKSSTTESLRRFYERDKYSVLKQDDTFENLKDLAQFWEDITDQNRERFSEEVLKKLFILNYAPNSMWNYFISVYYLANRTEDGKLDDEDFKMFLDRTIAFIWGYAIMHPGVNALRTPIFAEMLNIVNLNEVTFSDFKFDKEQTRSAILIYDFKNGRPITKSMLALRMMLNKEQSYPKLSQQFDIEHIYPRKRQENEKGLSNNRQIDLLGNKSLLEKRVNIRASDYRFEDKIKYYQGFDNSRGQRIGGTENLELKNISNVYKKFGEKEIVERTNLFIDDFMNLLDKNGLIA, from the coding sequence ATGTCAAAGCTAAACGTAGACCAAAAAAGTATCTATGCACTCTTATCGGATAGAAAAGCAGACTACATCATACCAGATTACCAGCGTCCATATGCGTGGGATGAGGATAGTTGTCAGACTCTCTGGGATGATATATTTTCTTTTGCAATACCAGACAATGATGCCACAAAGTTCGATAGTAACGACGAGTATTTTCTCGGTTCAATTGTGACTTTTGAAAACGACAAAAAACAACAAGAAGTGATCGACGGTCAGCAGCGCCTAACCACATTCATGCTTCTCCTTCGAGCTTTTTACGATCGCTTCACCAAAATGCAAGACCAAGGCTCAAAAGACTTTTCCGAACGCATCGCCAGCTGTATATGGAAAACAGATGAAATGGGCAAGCCAGATAAAGATCACCTAAAAATAGATTCTGTTGTCGCCACTGATAAAGACAAGGAGGAATTCCTTTCAATTCTAAGAACAGGCATCGTTACCGACAACCAAACTAGCCGATACGCCAATAACTTTAGATTTTTCCTTAAAAAAGTCGATGAATTCATCAATAGCTTCCCAACTTTTGCAAAGAACTTGCCAGCAAGAATTCTTAATAACTGCATCTTAATGCCAATCGAAGCCGAATCTCAAGATACCGCTCTTCGCATATTCTCAACATTAAACGATAGAGGTCTCCCACTTTCAGATTCTGATATTTTTAAGGCTCAATTCTATCAATATTACAAACAGAAAAGCGAAGACGACAGGGATGAGTTTATTAAAGATTGGAAAAAACTCGAGGAGACATGTGAAAAAATCTTTCACCCAATCACCGGCACACCAATGGACGATTTGTTTACGAGATACATGTATTTTATTCGTGCCAAGCGAGACAATAACAAGTCTTCCACGACCGAGTCACTTAGAAGATTCTATGAGCGCGATAAATATTCCGTACTTAAACAAGATGACACTTTTGAAAATCTTAAAGATCTTGCTCAATTCTGGGAAGATATTACCGATCAAAATCGTGAACGTTTCAGCGAAGAGGTTTTAAAGAAATTATTCATATTAAACTATGCTCCAAATAGCATGTGGAATTATTTCATATCTGTTTACTATTTAGCAAATCGCACCGAAGACGGAAAATTGGATGATGAAGACTTTAAGATGTTTCTCGATCGTACAATTGCATTCATATGGGGATACGCAATAATGCACCCAGGCGTGAACGCATTAAGAACGCCTATTTTTGCCGAGATGCTGAATATAGTTAATCTAAATGAAGTTACATTCTCAGACTTCAAATTTGATAAAGAGCAAACACGCAGTGCGATCCTTATTTATGATTTCAAAAACGGCAGACCAATCACTAAATCCATGCTGGCGCTTCGTATGATGCTCAATAAAGAGCAATCATATCCAAAACTCTCTCAGCAGTTTGATATTGAACATATTTATCCCAGAAAGCGACAAGAAAATGAGAAAGGATTGTCTAATAATCGGCAAATCGACCTCCTTGGTAATAAATCTCTTTTAGAAAAACGAGTCAATATTCGCGCATCCGACTATAGGTTCGAAGATAAAATTAAATATTACCAGGGTTTTGATAATAGTAGAGGACAGCGCATAGGCGGAACAGAAAATCTTGAACTCAAGAATATAAGCAATGTTTATAAAAAATTCGGAGAAAAAGAAATTGTTGAGAGGACTAATTTGTTTATTGACGATTTTATGAATTTACTAGATAAAAATGGCTTGATTGCTTAA
- a CDS encoding GreA/GreB family elongation factor translates to MSTTFLSKKGFKELQKEISGLEISEKALILELKEIGRAKSRDDKLRRNDVITQLENIQSKIFMKKDILRHAKPLPRKRDRLKIAIGSVVDLVDQQGKIFRYTLVHSLEANPLDGRISVDSPLGKSLLNRKKSETVSWKNGLMTRQLQVVKIS, encoded by the coding sequence ATGAGTACAACATTTTTAAGCAAAAAAGGATTTAAGGAGCTCCAGAAAGAAATTTCTGGACTAGAGATTTCAGAGAAAGCGCTCATATTAGAATTGAAAGAAATTGGGCGCGCCAAATCGCGTGATGACAAATTACGCCGCAACGATGTAATTACGCAGCTGGAAAATATTCAATCAAAAATCTTTATGAAGAAGGACATTTTACGCCACGCCAAGCCGCTGCCAAGGAAGCGCGATCGATTGAAAATTGCTATTGGCTCAGTCGTGGATTTGGTGGATCAGCAGGGAAAAATTTTCCGCTATACGCTGGTTCATAGCCTGGAAGCAAACCCTCTGGACGGGCGAATTTCCGTGGATAGTCCACTAGGAAAAAGTCTACTGAACCGCAAGAAATCCGAAACTGTTTCCTGGAAAAATGGCTTGATGACCAGACAGCTACAAGTCGTTAAAATTAGCTAA
- a CDS encoding sensor histidine kinase: MKIFTSATIKLAGWYLMILMIVSLLFSSIIFQVARSEVDAQIHKIIVQRKGDFPAINLSERIDNSTRNLLISLGYINLIVLLAGGWCSYLLAKITLRPIETAHKAQSRFVANASHQLRTPLAIMKAETEFSLKNRKANKAELTETLESNLEEINKLTELTAMLLELSRTENKLALEDKSFNLTELISELIRERKAEARVKMNCPEHINIPLHHTATRELCAILLDNSLKHSPKNSVVKICIIPSKQNITVNFINDGTISQQTLPHVFERFFRGSQSTKGYGLGLPLAEQLTKALGGQISVSTSKNSAIFTISLPIL; encoded by the coding sequence ATGAAAATTTTTACTTCAGCAACAATTAAGCTGGCGGGCTGGTATTTGATGATTTTGATGATCGTCAGTTTGCTGTTTAGTAGTATTATTTTTCAGGTGGCGCGCTCGGAAGTTGATGCGCAAATTCATAAAATTATCGTTCAAAGGAAGGGCGATTTTCCTGCAATCAATTTGTCGGAAAGAATAGATAATTCAACTCGAAATCTTTTAATTAGTTTGGGCTATATAAATCTTATAGTTCTGCTCGCTGGCGGTTGGTGTTCATATTTATTGGCGAAAATTACTTTGCGACCGATAGAAACCGCCCACAAAGCTCAATCGCGATTTGTTGCTAATGCCAGCCATCAGCTCCGAACGCCTCTAGCAATTATGAAGGCAGAAACTGAATTTTCGCTAAAAAATCGGAAGGCGAATAAGGCGGAACTTACAGAAACTCTGGAAAGCAATTTGGAGGAAATAAATAAGTTGACTGAGCTTACAGCGATGCTTCTGGAACTGTCGCGGACAGAAAATAAGTTGGCACTGGAAGATAAAAGTTTTAACTTGACGGAATTGATATCCGAACTCATCCGCGAACGAAAAGCCGAAGCGCGAGTTAAAATGAATTGCCCAGAACACATAAATATTCCGCTTCATCACACTGCGACGCGAGAATTGTGCGCGATTTTACTCGACAATTCATTGAAACATAGTCCGAAAAATTCTGTGGTAAAAATTTGCATCATTCCATCGAAACAAAACATCACCGTCAACTTCATCAACGACGGCACGATTTCACAACAAACTCTGCCACACGTTTTTGAGCGATTTTTCCGCGGTAGCCAAAGCACAAAAGGCTACGGCTTAGGATTGCCATTAGCGGAGCAATTGACAAAAGCGCTAGGCGGGCAAATCTCTGTTAGTACCTCAAAAAACTCAGCCATTTTCACAATCTCTTTGCCGATTCTGTAA
- a CDS encoding response regulator transcription factor, with amino-acid sequence MRLLVIEDERKIARIITESLKREKYAVDAAYDGEEGFNLADSQPYDLLIVDRMLPGLEGTEIVKKLRENGKNMPILFLTALSTTEDKTLGLDVGADDYLTKPFAIDELLARVRALLRRPPIQQPDILKIDDLRIDKQQQTVTRAGKIIDLTSKEYALLEYLMQHPNQILSKETLIDHVWDFDADILPNNVEAYIKNLRQKIDKPFKKQLIKTVRGFGYRIES; translated from the coding sequence ATGCGACTGCTGGTTATTGAGGACGAACGAAAAATTGCGAGGATCATAACCGAATCTTTGAAGCGCGAAAAATACGCGGTCGATGCGGCGTACGACGGAGAAGAGGGCTTTAATTTGGCGGACAGTCAGCCATATGACTTGTTGATTGTTGATCGAATGCTGCCGGGATTAGAAGGCACGGAGATTGTTAAAAAATTGCGCGAAAACGGGAAAAATATGCCAATTCTGTTTCTGACAGCCCTGAGTACGACCGAAGATAAAACGCTCGGACTGGACGTGGGAGCCGATGATTATTTGACTAAGCCTTTTGCAATTGATGAATTGTTGGCGCGCGTGCGAGCCTTGCTTCGTCGGCCGCCAATTCAGCAACCAGACATCTTGAAAATTGACGATTTGAGAATTGACAAGCAGCAGCAAACCGTAACTCGCGCAGGAAAAATTATCGACCTCACGAGCAAAGAATATGCGCTGCTGGAATATTTGATGCAGCATCCGAACCAGATTCTCAGTAAAGAAACGCTGATTGATCACGTTTGGGATTTTGACGCCGATATTTTGCCGAATAATGTCGAGGCGTACATAAAAAATCTACGCCAAAAAATCGACAAACCGTTCAAAAAACAATTGATAAAAACCGTGCGCGGTTTCGGTTATAGGATTGAATCATGA
- a CDS encoding ABC transporter ATP-binding protein, with protein sequence MPDNKKMVEIRHFKMSFGDKTVIKDLSFDVFRGEVFGFLGSNGSGKTTTLRALLGLYQPTAGDLLINGKPYSVESQIRLGYLPEERGLYKKEKVLDVMLYFGQLKGLSRKEAKDFSLKFLERVNLSDKANTQLDKLSGGQQQKIQLGVTIMGDPELLIMDEPAKGFDPVNRRLLMNIIEEQRKAGATIIYVTHQMEEVERLCDRLILLKDGQAAAYGTLEEVKSQFGGASMDDIFVQVYGGEAKELSDE encoded by the coding sequence ATGCCAGATAATAAAAAAATGGTTGAGATTCGTCATTTTAAGATGAGTTTCGGCGATAAAACTGTTATTAAAGATCTGAGTTTTGATGTTTTTCGCGGCGAAGTTTTTGGTTTTTTGGGAAGCAATGGCTCGGGAAAAACTACGACGTTGCGCGCACTGCTTGGACTATACCAGCCGACCGCGGGTGATTTATTGATAAACGGCAAGCCATATTCGGTGGAGAGTCAGATTCGCCTCGGATATCTTCCTGAGGAGCGCGGCTTGTATAAAAAAGAAAAAGTCTTAGACGTGATGCTCTACTTTGGTCAATTGAAAGGCTTGAGTCGCAAAGAAGCTAAGGATTTTTCTCTGAAGTTTTTGGAGCGTGTCAATTTAAGCGATAAGGCTAATACGCAACTTGATAAATTATCTGGCGGACAGCAACAGAAAATCCAGCTCGGCGTAACAATTATGGGCGATCCAGAACTACTGATTATGGACGAGCCAGCCAAAGGTTTTGATCCAGTGAATCGCCGTTTGTTGATGAATATAATTGAGGAGCAACGAAAAGCTGGCGCGACAATTATTTACGTTACGCACCAGATGGAGGAAGTCGAAAGATTGTGCGATCGCTTGATTTTATTGAAAGATGGTCAAGCGGCGGCGTACGGCACATTGGAAGAAGTAAAAAGTCAATTTGGCGGCGCGTCAATGGATGACATTTTTGTCCAAGTTTACGGCGGCGAAGCGAAGGAGTTGAGTGATGAGTAA
- a CDS encoding ABC transporter permease yields MSKMHNLGTVFKFETLRTLKKPTFWLTALGFPLLIGVLYGIMFWSQSTTIEASKNLEKQEFSLEVTDDSKFVKPELLTAIKARTAKSKESGIDDVKNNKVDAYIYFPKDLSKQKVEVYGKDVGLFQNGKYSAVAQSLLSQSVASDVNPAQVAILRGKVQLLSTTYLDGKEHGGINEMIVPGMFLVILFILISIFGNQMLISTTEEKENRTVEMLLTTVKTDTLITGKILSLMVLALIQILVIVLPVLAGYLAFGSKLQLPNLDLSTLVFDPVRIGLAIIIFSASFTLFTGMLVTLGAMMPTAKEASQWFGIVIMLFIGPFYGITAFVSFPDYFFVKFLSLFPFTAPIPLLLRNAIGNLPIWEALLGTAILVATAVFVMWLSVRVFRYGAMSYDSKLSLSALRTRRKAGKV; encoded by the coding sequence ATGAGTAAAATGCATAATTTGGGGACGGTTTTCAAATTTGAAACGCTTAGAACGCTGAAAAAACCGACGTTTTGGTTGACGGCTTTAGGGTTTCCTCTGTTGATTGGCGTGCTGTACGGCATTATGTTTTGGTCACAAAGTACGACTATTGAAGCGTCAAAAAATCTGGAAAAGCAAGAATTTTCGCTGGAAGTCACGGACGATTCGAAGTTCGTGAAGCCAGAATTACTGACGGCAATTAAAGCCAGAACCGCCAAATCGAAAGAATCTGGAATTGACGACGTAAAAAATAATAAGGTTGATGCGTATATTTATTTTCCAAAGGATTTGAGCAAGCAAAAGGTTGAAGTTTATGGTAAAGATGTTGGGTTATTCCAAAACGGAAAATACAGCGCGGTGGCGCAGAGCTTATTGAGCCAATCAGTAGCAAGCGACGTTAATCCAGCACAAGTTGCAATTCTACGCGGCAAAGTCCAATTGTTATCAACCACATATCTGGACGGAAAAGAACACGGCGGCATTAATGAGATGATTGTGCCGGGAATGTTTTTGGTTATTTTGTTCATTCTCATCAGTATTTTTGGCAATCAAATGCTCATTAGCACCACCGAGGAAAAAGAAAATCGCACGGTGGAAATGCTGCTCACGACCGTTAAAACCGACACTTTGATTACGGGTAAAATTCTGTCTTTGATGGTGTTGGCTTTGATTCAGATTTTGGTGATTGTTTTGCCAGTTTTGGCGGGCTATTTGGCATTTGGCTCGAAGTTGCAATTGCCTAATCTGGACTTGAGCACGCTCGTGTTTGATCCTGTGAGAATTGGTCTGGCGATCATAATTTTCTCCGCAAGCTTCACTTTATTTACGGGAATGTTGGTAACTTTGGGCGCGATGATGCCGACCGCCAAAGAAGCCAGTCAGTGGTTCGGAATTGTGATTATGCTATTCATTGGCCCATTTTACGGAATCACGGCGTTCGTTTCCTTCCCTGATTATTTCTTCGTTAAGTTCTTATCGCTATTTCCATTCACCGCGCCGATTCCATTGTTATTACGAAACGCAATAGGCAATTTGCCAATTTGGGAAGCTTTGCTCGGTACGGCAATTTTGGTCGCTACGGCGGTGTTTGTTATGTGGCTATCGGTGCGCGTTTTCCGCTACGGCGCGATGTCTTATGATAGTAAATTATCTCTGTCGGCGTTGCGAACACGCCGAAAAGCTGGTAAAGTTTAG
- a CDS encoding AI-2E family transporter — translation MKVRIEIDTKTFVRFWLVVMGFGLAGLAIYSAKDALVLLGISLFLALALNRPVAAIAKKLPGKSRLGGTALAYTTLVLLLGCVIWFVIPPIVQQSAKFVESIPSIIDQASSQWRGVNDFIDKNNLRPQVDSMMENIKQQFSSWATSVGTNLLSSVGSLASFLGSLFLVLVLSFLMLLEGPTWVKRLWGLYNDEEKMERHKKLVGRMYNVITGYVSGQLTVSGIDAILSGFVVFVLSLTFPVINSNLAMLTVMATFVLTLIPMFGATIAGALISLLLFFNNMTAGVIYAIYFVIYQQIENNFVSPSIQSKKVELSALTVLVAVTIGLYVGGLLGGLVAIPAAGVVKVLLDNYLEQAKSNRVESEKPLNKLVKKLKNED, via the coding sequence ATGAAAGTACGTATAGAGATAGACACGAAAACATTTGTGCGATTTTGGCTGGTCGTGATGGGCTTTGGTCTGGCTGGTCTGGCAATTTATTCCGCAAAGGATGCGCTGGTTTTATTGGGAATTTCCCTGTTCTTGGCGTTGGCACTAAATCGTCCGGTTGCAGCAATTGCTAAAAAATTGCCTGGAAAAAGTCGATTAGGCGGCACAGCGCTGGCGTACACGACGCTGGTTTTGCTTTTGGGTTGTGTGATCTGGTTTGTTATTCCGCCAATTGTCCAACAATCTGCCAAATTTGTCGAGAGTATTCCGAGTATAATCGACCAAGCAAGTTCACAGTGGCGTGGCGTCAACGATTTTATTGATAAGAATAATTTGCGCCCACAGGTCGATTCGATGATGGAAAACATCAAGCAGCAATTTTCGTCTTGGGCGACGAGCGTCGGCACGAATCTATTGTCCAGCGTTGGCTCTTTGGCGTCGTTCTTGGGCTCGCTATTCTTGGTGCTAGTGCTGTCATTCCTGATGCTCCTCGAGGGTCCAACTTGGGTGAAGCGTTTGTGGGGATTGTACAACGACGAAGAAAAAATGGAGCGTCATAAGAAGCTGGTCGGTCGTATGTATAACGTGATTACGGGATACGTTTCTGGGCAATTGACAGTTTCTGGAATCGATGCGATATTATCAGGTTTCGTGGTGTTTGTGCTGAGTTTGACATTCCCTGTCATAAATTCAAATTTGGCAATGCTCACCGTTATGGCGACGTTTGTGCTGACGCTAATTCCGATGTTTGGCGCAACGATTGCTGGCGCGTTGATATCACTACTACTATTCTTCAATAACATGACAGCGGGCGTTATTTATGCGATTTATTTCGTGATTTACCAGCAGATTGAGAATAACTTTGTCTCTCCTTCTATCCAGTCAAAGAAGGTTGAGTTGTCGGCTCTGACTGTCTTGGTCGCGGTGACAATTGGTTTGTATGTCGGTGGTCTATTAGGTGGTTTAGTTGCTATTCCAGCCGCTGGCGTCGTGAAAGTTTTGCTGGATAATTACTTGGAGCAAGCCAAGTCTAACCGCGTCGAAAGCGAAAAACCGCTTAATAAATTAGTTAAGAAATTGAAAAACGAAGATTAG